A single genomic interval of Streptomyces graminofaciens harbors:
- a CDS encoding MFS transporter → MSDTESTTTRAPDAPHPLRWTALGLLGLAQLMLILDITVVAIALPDMGAELGLNRAALTWVVSGYALTFGSMMLLGGRAADLFGPKRVVLAGLAVFTAASLAAGLATGAPLLLAARIAQGAGAALLSPAALSVVVRLFDGEERNRALGIWSALGGGGAALGVLLGGLITAGPGWAWVFFVNVPVGLVVLVSLARILPHLPRAGTGSLDIPGAVLVAAATGALIYALIRAGDHGWLDLVTVALAFAAAAGYAAFALWQRRAAAPLMDLRLLTRRPVVAGTFVIAVTTALMVGAFFLGSFYLQNLRGHGALMTGVLFLPVALLTMAAAAAAGRVIGSLGARLLAVISLAVAAAGFLVPVLWSGTAAMVTGVSLAAAGLGGLFVVASVTALASVASHEAGVASGIVSTFHEFGASAGAAAVSSAAATSIAARTGAQSASGFDDAFLVATGLAAVSAVIVWWLIPAKQQ, encoded by the coding sequence ATGAGCGACACGGAATCCACCACCACCCGGGCGCCGGATGCACCGCATCCGCTGCGCTGGACGGCCCTGGGACTGCTGGGGCTGGCCCAGTTGATGCTGATCCTCGACATCACGGTCGTCGCGATCGCCCTGCCGGACATGGGCGCCGAACTGGGCCTGAACCGCGCGGCCTTGACCTGGGTGGTCAGCGGCTACGCCCTCACGTTCGGGAGCATGATGCTGCTCGGCGGCCGGGCCGCGGACCTGTTCGGGCCCAAGCGGGTTGTCCTGGCCGGGCTCGCCGTGTTCACCGCCGCGTCCCTGGCCGCCGGACTCGCCACCGGCGCCCCGCTGCTGCTCGCCGCGCGAATCGCCCAGGGGGCGGGGGCCGCGCTGCTCTCGCCCGCCGCGCTGTCGGTGGTGGTGCGGCTGTTCGACGGCGAGGAGCGCAACCGGGCGCTGGGTATCTGGTCGGCGCTCGGCGGCGGAGGTGCCGCCCTCGGGGTGCTGCTGGGCGGGCTGATCACGGCGGGGCCGGGTTGGGCTTGGGTCTTCTTCGTCAACGTCCCGGTCGGCCTGGTCGTCCTCGTCTCGCTCGCCCGGATCCTGCCCCACCTGCCCCGCGCGGGCACCGGCTCCCTCGACATACCCGGCGCTGTCCTGGTCGCCGCCGCGACCGGCGCCCTCATCTACGCCCTGATCCGTGCCGGTGACCATGGCTGGCTCGACCTGGTCACCGTGGCCCTGGCCTTCGCTGCGGCAGCCGGCTACGCGGCCTTCGCTCTGTGGCAGCGCCGGGCGGCGGCACCGCTGATGGACCTGCGGCTGCTTACCCGGCGGCCGGTGGTGGCGGGCACCTTCGTCATTGCCGTCACGACGGCGCTGATGGTGGGGGCCTTCTTCCTCGGCTCTTTCTACCTGCAGAACCTTCGGGGCCACGGGGCGCTGATGACCGGGGTGCTGTTCCTGCCGGTGGCGCTGCTGACCATGGCCGCGGCCGCAGCCGCCGGCCGCGTGATCGGCTCGCTGGGAGCCCGGCTGCTGGCGGTGATCTCCCTGGCCGTGGCGGCCGCCGGGTTCCTCGTGCCGGTGCTGTGGTCCGGAACGGCCGCGATGGTGACCGGGGTGAGCCTGGCCGCGGCGGGACTGGGCGGCCTGTTCGTGGTCGCCTCAGTCACCGCCCTCGCCAGCGTCGCCTCCCACGAGGCCGGGGTCGCGTCGGGCATCGTGAGCACCTTCCACGAGTTCGGCGCCTCCGCCGGCGCGGCGGCCGTCTCCAGCGCCGCCGCCACGAGTATCGCCGCCCGCACCGGTGCCCAGAGCGCCTCCGGCTTCGACGACGCGTTTCTCGTCGCCACCGGCCTGGCCGCCGTCTCCGCTGTCATCGTCTGGTGGCTGATCCCCGCCAAACAGCAGTAA
- a CDS encoding aspartate carbamoyltransferase: MNVAQRRLLTAGITTACIGAALGAALWIGGPQQDGGEGQTSRKEAVAERGRSVMPFDLEETTHHFTPTDTGGVQDVVADQPDDDKQIALIRTHLKQEAKAFAQGDFGDPAQIHGDSMPGLAALAEGYERVEVRYKERSDGATLTYTTDEPALVDALHDWFEAQLSDHGDHAETGH, encoded by the coding sequence ATGAACGTCGCACAGCGCCGGCTGCTGACGGCCGGTATCACCACAGCCTGCATCGGCGCGGCCCTGGGGGCAGCCTTGTGGATCGGCGGCCCCCAACAAGACGGCGGCGAGGGGCAGACCAGTCGGAAGGAAGCGGTCGCCGAACGCGGCCGGTCAGTGATGCCCTTCGACCTCGAAGAGACCACCCACCACTTCACCCCGACCGACACAGGCGGCGTCCAGGACGTCGTCGCCGACCAGCCCGACGACGACAAGCAGATCGCCCTCATCCGCACCCACCTGAAGCAGGAGGCCAAGGCATTCGCCCAGGGTGACTTCGGCGACCCCGCCCAGATCCACGGCGACAGCATGCCGGGACTGGCCGCACTGGCGGAGGGCTACGAGCGCGTCGAAGTCCGCTACAAGGAGCGGTCCGACGGAGCCACCCTGACGTACACCACCGACGAGCCCGCCTTGGTCGACGCCCTGCATGACTGGTTCGAAGCCC
- a CDS encoding Fur family transcriptional regulator, whose protein sequence is MLRRHGLRCTPGRVQIVALFAASARHLSVAEAWEELSRTGPAVHPTTIYRTLETLTTVGLTHAVHGPGPTRYCVRGNPHHHVVCQDCGQVAALPHERLTGAVGSIEELTRLRPDASGSLMVYGRCAPCST, encoded by the coding sequence CTGTTGCGGCGGCACGGGCTGCGCTGCACGCCGGGCCGCGTGCAGATAGTGGCGCTGTTCGCCGCTTCTGCCCGTCACCTCTCCGTCGCGGAGGCGTGGGAGGAGCTGAGCCGGACGGGGCCTGCCGTCCACCCCACCACGATCTACCGCACCCTGGAGACTCTCACTACGGTCGGCCTGACCCACGCCGTGCACGGACCCGGCCCGACGCGCTACTGCGTCCGGGGGAACCCGCACCACCACGTCGTCTGTCAGGACTGCGGTCAGGTGGCGGCCCTCCCCCACGAGCGCCTGACGGGGGCGGTGGGCAGCATCGAGGAGCTGACCCGGCTACGTCCGGACGCCTCGGGGTCGCTGATGGTCTACGGCCGATGCGCCCCGTGCAGCACCTGA
- the urtD gene encoding urea ABC transporter ATP-binding protein UrtD produces MSGEGLTVRDLRVTFDGFTAVDGVDLDIRPGDLRFLIGPNGAGKTTLVDAVTGLVKATGSVRFGDQDLLGKPVQKIARLGIGRTFQTATVFEELTVLQNLDIAAGAGRGVWTMLRRRKDIPEPVAKALETTGLTELRDRPAGVLAHGQKQWLEIGMLLVQDVKLLLLDEPVAGMSHDEREATGELLQRVSEDHTVVVIEHDMDFMRSFARSVSVLHVGKVLSEGSVAEVQADPRVQEVYLGRASEPSVSESAPATAVAVAEEA; encoded by the coding sequence ATGAGCGGCGAGGGACTGACCGTCCGTGACCTGCGGGTCACCTTCGACGGGTTCACAGCCGTCGACGGCGTCGACCTGGACATCCGCCCCGGCGACCTGCGCTTCCTCATCGGCCCGAACGGCGCCGGCAAGACAACCCTCGTCGACGCGGTCACCGGCCTGGTCAAGGCGACCGGCTCGGTCCGCTTCGGCGACCAGGACCTGCTGGGCAAGCCCGTGCAGAAGATCGCACGGCTGGGCATCGGCCGTACGTTCCAGACGGCCACCGTCTTCGAGGAGCTGACCGTCCTGCAGAACCTCGACATCGCCGCAGGCGCCGGACGGGGCGTGTGGACGATGCTGCGACGACGCAAGGACATCCCCGAGCCGGTCGCGAAGGCCCTGGAGACCACCGGACTGACCGAGCTGCGCGACCGCCCGGCGGGCGTCCTCGCCCACGGGCAGAAGCAGTGGCTGGAGATCGGCATGCTGCTCGTCCAGGACGTGAAACTCCTCCTCCTCGACGAGCCCGTCGCCGGCATGAGCCACGACGAACGCGAGGCCACCGGCGAGCTGTTGCAACGGGTGAGCGAGGACCACACGGTCGTCGTCATCGAGCACGACATGGACTTCATGCGCTCCTTCGCACGCAGCGTCAGCGTCCTGCACGTCGGCAAGGTCCTCAGCGAGGGCTCGGTCGCCGAGGTCCAGGCCGACCCCCGCGTCCAGGAGGTCTACCTCGGGCGTGCCTCCGAACCCTCGGTATCCGAATCCGCCCCCGCCACCGCTGTGGCCGTCGCCGAGGAGGCGTGA
- a CDS encoding TetR/AcrR family transcriptional regulator — protein MASKNPTTTKRADALRSIEAIVQAAAECLGRNPEASLSEIARAAGVGRVTLYGHFASRAEVVDAAMSRALDRGNEVLDTVDMAGDPRLALARYIEAGWHLVDQARALLAAAQRELSAGRILELHAGPAARVEALVARGRAEGVFRTDLPIAWMVNVLHAVMHSAAEEIRAGRLTSDRAAGHITATVLAAFTPPGTPVPATGGGAHP, from the coding sequence ATGGCGAGCAAGAACCCCACAACTACCAAGCGCGCCGACGCGCTGCGCAGCATCGAGGCGATCGTGCAGGCCGCCGCCGAATGCCTCGGGCGGAACCCGGAAGCGAGCCTGAGCGAGATCGCGCGGGCCGCCGGCGTGGGCCGGGTGACGCTGTATGGCCATTTCGCCTCCCGGGCGGAGGTCGTCGACGCGGCGATGAGCCGCGCGCTCGACCGGGGCAACGAAGTCCTGGACACGGTGGATATGGCCGGTGACCCGAGGCTCGCCCTGGCCCGGTACATCGAGGCTGGCTGGCACCTGGTGGACCAGGCGCGGGCGCTGCTCGCCGCCGCGCAGCGGGAGCTGTCCGCCGGGCGCATCCTCGAACTGCATGCCGGGCCCGCCGCCCGGGTCGAGGCGCTGGTCGCCCGCGGTCGTGCCGAGGGGGTCTTCCGCACCGACCTGCCCATCGCCTGGATGGTCAATGTCCTGCACGCGGTCATGCACAGCGCCGCAGAGGAGATCCGCGCCGGCCGCCTGACCTCCGACCGCGCCGCCGGCCACATCACGGCCACGGTGCTCGCCGCCTTCACCCCGCCGGGGACACCGGTGCCCGCGACCGGCGGCGGGGCCCACCCGTAG
- the urtA gene encoding urea ABC transporter substrate-binding protein, which translates to MSGLSISRRGLLAGISAVGASAALSACGAKTGDSTSTGSGAKADTSGDTVKVGLLNSLSGTMAISEVTVHNALLLAVKEINAAGGVLGKKLKPISQDGASDWPTFAEKAEALITDEKVVATFGCWTSASRKAVKPVFERYKSLLFYPVQYEGLEESPYIFYIGATTNQQIVPALDYLKKQGLTKLYLVGSDYVFPRTANKIIKAYAKANGMEVVGEDYAPLGSTEFGTITNKVKDAGADAVFNTLNGDSNVAFFKEYKSAGLTAKSLPVLSVSIAEEEVKSIGTQYLEDQLTAWNYYETTPGAANTKFVAAYQAAYGKDKPTSDPMEAAYISVYLWKEMVEKAGSFDVAKVKAASDGIELDAPEGKVTVDGATQHVYKTARIGKVGSDGLITEVWNSGKPIKPDPYLKGYSWASGLS; encoded by the coding sequence ATGTCCGGGCTCAGCATCAGCAGACGCGGTCTCCTGGCCGGTATTTCGGCCGTCGGTGCGTCCGCCGCCCTCAGCGCCTGCGGCGCCAAGACGGGCGACAGCACGTCCACCGGTTCCGGCGCCAAGGCGGACACGTCCGGCGACACGGTCAAGGTCGGTCTGCTGAACTCGCTCTCGGGCACGATGGCGATCAGTGAAGTGACCGTCCACAACGCGCTGTTGCTCGCGGTCAAGGAGATCAACGCCGCCGGCGGTGTGCTGGGCAAGAAGCTGAAGCCCATCAGCCAGGACGGCGCCTCCGACTGGCCGACCTTCGCCGAGAAGGCCGAGGCCCTGATCACCGACGAAAAGGTCGTGGCCACCTTCGGCTGCTGGACCTCCGCCAGCCGTAAGGCCGTCAAGCCGGTCTTCGAGCGGTACAAGTCGCTGCTGTTCTACCCCGTGCAGTACGAGGGACTTGAGGAGTCGCCGTACATCTTCTACATCGGCGCGACCACCAACCAGCAGATCGTCCCGGCCCTCGACTACCTCAAGAAGCAGGGCCTGACCAAGCTCTACCTGGTCGGCAGCGACTACGTCTTCCCGCGCACCGCCAACAAGATCATCAAGGCGTACGCGAAGGCCAACGGCATGGAGGTCGTGGGTGAGGACTACGCGCCGCTGGGCTCCACGGAGTTCGGCACCATCACCAACAAGGTCAAGGACGCCGGCGCGGACGCGGTGTTCAACACCCTCAACGGCGACAGCAACGTGGCCTTCTTCAAGGAGTACAAGTCCGCGGGCCTGACCGCGAAGAGCCTGCCGGTGCTGTCGGTCTCCATCGCCGAGGAGGAGGTGAAGAGCATCGGCACCCAGTACCTGGAAGACCAGCTGACCGCCTGGAACTACTACGAGACCACCCCGGGCGCGGCGAACACGAAGTTCGTTGCGGCGTACCAGGCGGCGTACGGCAAGGACAAGCCGACCTCCGACCCGATGGAGGCCGCCTACATCTCCGTCTACCTGTGGAAGGAGATGGTCGAGAAGGCGGGCTCGTTCGACGTGGCGAAGGTGAAGGCCGCCTCGGACGGCATCGAACTCGACGCCCCCGAGGGCAAGGTCACCGTCGACGGCGCCACCCAGCACGTCTACAAGACCGCCCGGATCGGCAAGGTCGGCTCCGACGGCCTGATCACCGAGGTCTGGAACTCCGGCAAGCCGATCAAGCCGGACCCGTACCTCAAGGGCTACTCCTGGGCCTCCGGCCTCTCCTGA
- a CDS encoding IS5 family transposase (programmed frameshift): protein MVERMVPDELWELFQWVVPPAPSRPQGGGRRRYGDREVLAAIIFVATTGCTWRQLPPVFGPSGPTAHRRFTEWTAARVWAKLHRVILDELGSRGELDWSRCAIDSVNMRALKGDLTGPNPVDRGKKGSKVHLITERTGLPLSVGISGANLHDSQALEPLVRGIPPIRSRRGPRRRRPAKLHADKGYDYDHLRRWLRKRGIRHRIARKGIESSTRLGRHRWTIERTMSWLGGCRRLHRRYERKAEHFLAFTAIACSLICYRRLAK, encoded by the exons ATGGTCGAGCGCATGGTGCCGGACGAGTTGTGGGAACTGTTCCAGTGGGTGGTCCCGCCTGCTCCATCGCGGCCGCAGGGCGGCGGTCGGCGGCGGTACGGGGATCGTGAGGTGCTGGCCGCGATCATCTTCGTGGCCACGACGGGTTGCACCTGGCGGCAGTTGCCGCCGGTCTTCGGCCCCTCGGGGCCGACCGCGCACCGGCGCTTCACCGAGTGGACCGCCGCCCGGGTCTGGGCGAAGCTGCACCGCGTCATCCTCGACGAACTGGGCTCGCGCGGAGAGTTGGACTGGTCACGTTGCGCGATCGACTCGGTGAACATGCGGGCCCTGAAA GGGGACCTGACAGGTCCGAATCCTGTAGACCGGGGCAAGAAGGGCTCGAAGGTCCACTTGATCACCGAGCGGACCGGTTTACCCCTCTCGGTCGGGATCTCCGGCGCGAACCTGCATGACAGCCAGGCACTCGAGCCGCTGGTGCGCGGCATCCCGCCGATCCGCTCCCGCCGCGGCCCGCGCAGACGCCGGCCGGCCAAGCTGCACGCGGACAAAGGCTACGACTACGACCACCTGCGCCGATGGCTACGCAAGCGAGGTATCCGGCACCGCATCGCCCGCAAGGGCATCGAGTCCTCCACGCGACTCGGCCGACACCGTTGGACTATCGAGCGCACGATGTCATGGCTGGGCGGCTGCCGCCGTCTGCACCGCCGCTACGAACGCAAGGCCGAACACTTCCTGGCCTTCACCGCCATTGCCTGCAGCCTCATCTGCTACCGCAGACTCGCCAAATGA
- the urtC gene encoding urea ABC transporter permease subunit UrtC: MTTTTTTVTAPPVSLLERLRVPGGFVLGAVLLLGVAPVALSDFRLSLLAKYLCYAIVAIGVSLAWGRGGLMVLGQGVFFGLGGYAMAMHLKLTDAAATGETLPDFMQLYGTGDALPWWWKPFANPAFALAMTVLLPMAVAAVLGFFVFQRRVKGAYFAILSQALAAALAIWLIGQQATTGGTNGLTDIQGFFGYSLDDPVNQRMVYFVIAAVLLLLMALARQLFVSRYGELLIAVRDSEERVRFLGYNPANVKLVAYVVAAGMAGLAGALFVPAVGIISPALIGIVPSIGFVIGAAVGGRASLVGAVLGAIAVAWAQSTLSDAFPAAWTYLQGLLFVVAVGFLPGGLASLWAVLRKRRTRTGTPATGETA, encoded by the coding sequence ATGACGACGACCACGACCACCGTCACGGCGCCCCCCGTGTCCCTGCTGGAACGCCTCCGGGTGCCCGGCGGCTTCGTCCTGGGCGCCGTCCTCCTACTCGGCGTCGCACCCGTCGCCCTCTCCGACTTCCGCCTCTCCCTCCTTGCGAAGTACCTGTGCTACGCGATCGTGGCCATCGGCGTCAGCCTGGCCTGGGGCCGGGGCGGACTCATGGTGCTCGGCCAGGGCGTCTTCTTCGGCCTCGGCGGCTACGCCATGGCCATGCACCTCAAGCTCACCGACGCCGCCGCGACCGGCGAGACACTGCCCGACTTCATGCAGCTCTACGGCACCGGCGACGCCCTGCCCTGGTGGTGGAAACCCTTCGCCAACCCGGCGTTCGCGCTCGCCATGACGGTCCTGCTGCCGATGGCGGTTGCCGCGGTGCTCGGCTTCTTCGTCTTCCAACGCCGGGTGAAGGGCGCCTACTTCGCGATCCTCAGCCAGGCCCTGGCCGCCGCCCTGGCCATCTGGCTGATCGGCCAGCAGGCCACCACCGGCGGCACCAACGGCCTGACCGACATCCAGGGTTTCTTCGGCTACTCACTGGACGACCCGGTCAACCAGCGGATGGTGTACTTCGTCATCGCCGCCGTCCTGCTCCTGCTGATGGCTCTGGCCCGGCAGCTGTTCGTCAGCCGCTACGGCGAACTCCTCATCGCCGTACGGGACTCCGAGGAGCGGGTCCGCTTCCTCGGCTACAACCCGGCCAACGTCAAGCTCGTCGCCTACGTCGTCGCCGCCGGCATGGCGGGCCTGGCCGGGGCCCTGTTCGTCCCGGCGGTCGGCATCATCTCGCCAGCCTTGATCGGGATCGTGCCATCCATCGGCTTCGTCATCGGCGCTGCGGTCGGCGGGCGGGCCTCGCTGGTGGGCGCGGTGCTCGGGGCGATCGCGGTGGCCTGGGCGCAGAGCACGCTCTCGGACGCCTTCCCCGCCGCGTGGACCTACCTCCAGGGCCTGCTGTTCGTCGTGGCGGTCGGCTTCCTGCCCGGCGGCCTCGCCTCCCTGTGGGCCGTCCTGCGCAAGCGCCGCACCCGTACCGGTACTCCTGCGACTGGAGAGACAGCATGA
- the urtB gene encoding urea ABC transporter permease subunit UrtB, which translates to MTVILNQSFTGISIGAVLLLIALGLTLTFGQMGVINMAHGEFIMAGAYTTYVLQKSISSAGVSLLVALPVAFLVAGAMGVLLEWLLIRRLYVRPLDTLLVTWGVSLMLQQLARDIFGAPNVQTTAPDLLTGNISLGGGITFANSRLFILGLALLSVLALTVILRFTPLGRRIRAVVQNRDLAEVSGIATGQVDRLTFFIGSGLAGVAGVALTLVGPIGPTMGTNYIVDAFLVVVVGGIGRLKGSVITAFALGVLQSVLEYSTTVSVAKVMVLVAIVAFLQWRPQGLYTLRTRSLA; encoded by the coding sequence ATGACGGTCATCCTCAACCAGTCCTTCACCGGCATCAGCATCGGTGCCGTCCTCCTGCTCATCGCGCTCGGCCTGACCCTGACCTTCGGTCAGATGGGCGTGATCAACATGGCGCACGGCGAGTTCATCATGGCCGGCGCCTACACGACGTACGTCCTGCAGAAGTCCATTAGCAGCGCCGGTGTCTCGCTGCTGGTCGCGCTGCCGGTCGCCTTCCTGGTCGCCGGTGCCATGGGCGTGCTGCTGGAGTGGCTGCTCATCCGGCGCCTCTACGTCCGGCCGCTGGACACGCTGCTGGTCACCTGGGGCGTCTCGCTGATGCTCCAGCAGCTCGCCCGTGACATCTTCGGCGCCCCCAACGTGCAGACCACGGCCCCCGACCTACTCACCGGCAACATCTCGCTGGGCGGCGGCATCACCTTCGCCAACAGCCGGCTGTTCATCCTCGGCCTCGCCCTGCTGAGCGTCCTCGCCCTCACTGTGATCCTGCGGTTCACCCCGCTGGGCCGTCGCATCCGGGCGGTTGTCCAGAACCGGGACCTCGCCGAGGTGTCCGGCATCGCCACCGGCCAGGTCGACCGGCTGACCTTCTTCATCGGCTCGGGCCTCGCGGGCGTGGCCGGCGTCGCGCTCACCCTCGTCGGCCCGATCGGCCCGACGATGGGCACCAACTACATCGTCGACGCCTTCCTGGTCGTCGTCGTGGGCGGCATCGGACGGCTCAAGGGCAGCGTGATCACCGCCTTCGCGCTCGGCGTGCTGCAGTCGGTCCTGGAGTACTCGACGACGGTCAGCGTCGCGAAGGTCATGGTGCTCGTGGCGATCGTCGCCTTCCTCCAGTGGCGACCCCAGGGCCTGTACACACTGCGCACCCGGAGCCTGGCATGA
- the urtE gene encoding urea ABC transporter ATP-binding subunit UrtE, protein MLELSSVQAGYDRTTVLHRVTVSVPKDGVATVLGHNGAGKSTLLRAAMGLIKPKSGTILLDGEDITRLVPHQRVARGMAYVPQGQQSFPHLTAAENLQLVADGRADGKEAIAEALDLFPVLRELSGRRAGLLSGGQRQQLAIARALITRPRLLLLDEPTEGIQPSVVAEIEETILALTRRGGLSVLLVEQHVGFAMRAAQHYYVLEAGRVTSSGEGGTGAEQTVRAALSV, encoded by the coding sequence ATGCTGGAACTGAGCAGCGTCCAGGCCGGATATGACCGCACCACGGTGCTGCACCGCGTCACGGTCTCGGTCCCGAAGGACGGCGTCGCCACCGTCCTGGGCCACAACGGCGCCGGAAAGAGCACCCTGCTGCGCGCCGCCATGGGCCTGATCAAACCGAAGAGCGGCACCATCCTGCTCGACGGCGAGGACATCACCCGCCTCGTCCCGCACCAGCGCGTCGCCCGCGGCATGGCCTACGTCCCGCAGGGCCAGCAGTCCTTCCCGCACCTGACCGCCGCCGAGAACCTCCAACTCGTCGCCGACGGCCGCGCGGACGGCAAGGAGGCCATCGCCGAGGCCCTGGACCTCTTCCCCGTGCTGCGCGAGCTGTCCGGCCGCCGCGCCGGACTGCTCTCCGGCGGCCAGCGCCAGCAACTCGCCATCGCCCGCGCACTGATCACCCGTCCGAGACTCCTCCTCCTCGACGAACCCACCGAGGGCATCCAGCCCTCCGTCGTCGCCGAGATCGAGGAGACGATCCTCGCCCTGACCCGGCGCGGCGGACTGTCCGTCCTCCTCGTCGAACAGCACGTCGGCTTCGCGATGCGCGCGGCCCAGCACTACTACGTGCTGGAGGCGGGCCGAGTGACGTCCTCCGGCGAGGGCGGAACGGGCGCCGAACAGACCGTGAGGGCCGCGCTCAGCGTGTGA
- a CDS encoding endonuclease/exonuclease/phosphatase family protein: MTCTITDAPRTADRRRTRGRRGRAWGLLGCGIVLAAPAALLVVRLTGLDAGTPLAMPMVLFPYSAVLGVLVLGVMVAVSALRSRWALAVVAALVVAHLALLVPRFVPASRHVPSDSVELRVATINANVGGADPRALVELVRTERIDVLAVEQMPSDGVDALDKAGLGALMPYQELHPEYDSSIYSRHPLSHAGTTQVDTAWPQTTAEVAVGGRRVQLVAVHTYYPLGDAKRWTRDMTALTSMARRSGPDAVFLGDFNASLDHTPMRRLLAAGLTDTHAELGHGWARTWPVGHALVPPMIQLDHVLHGSGLVGISVGERTLPGTDHRAVVAVLALLPAKGRAI; encoded by the coding sequence ATGACGTGCACTATTACTGACGCCCCGCGTACCGCGGACCGGCGGCGGACACGCGGCCGGCGCGGGCGAGCGTGGGGGCTGCTGGGTTGTGGCATCGTGCTTGCCGCACCCGCCGCGCTGCTCGTCGTTCGGCTGACGGGACTCGACGCGGGAACGCCGCTCGCGATGCCCATGGTCCTCTTTCCCTATTCGGCCGTTCTCGGTGTGCTGGTGCTGGGCGTGATGGTCGCCGTTTCTGCCCTACGGTCGCGATGGGCTTTGGCCGTCGTCGCGGCTCTGGTGGTCGCCCACCTGGCGCTGCTGGTACCACGGTTCGTACCTGCAAGCCGACATGTGCCGTCGGACTCAGTTGAGCTGCGTGTCGCCACCATCAACGCCAATGTCGGCGGCGCCGATCCCCGTGCATTGGTGGAACTGGTCCGCACCGAGCGGATCGATGTGCTGGCTGTCGAGCAAATGCCGTCGGACGGTGTGGACGCGCTCGACAAGGCGGGCCTGGGTGCGCTGATGCCGTACCAAGAACTCCACCCCGAATACGACTCCTCGATCTACTCACGGCACCCGCTGTCTCACGCCGGCACGACGCAGGTCGATACCGCCTGGCCCCAGACCACCGCCGAGGTCGCAGTCGGCGGGCGCAGGGTACAGCTCGTGGCGGTTCACACCTACTACCCACTCGGAGACGCGAAGCGCTGGACGCGAGACATGACTGCCCTTACCTCCATGGCCCGGCGCAGCGGCCCGGACGCCGTATTTTTGGGCGACTTCAACGCTTCCCTCGACCACACCCCGATGCGAAGGCTGCTGGCGGCCGGCCTCACGGATACCCACGCCGAACTCGGCCACGGATGGGCCCGCACATGGCCCGTCGGCCATGCCCTCGTCCCACCTATGATCCAACTGGACCACGTCCTGCACGGCTCCGGCTTGGTGGGGATCTCCGTCGGCGAGCGCACCCTGCCGGGTACGGACCATCGGGCCGTCGTTGCGGTACTGGCGCTGCTGCCAGCGAAGGGCCGGGCCATCTGA
- a CDS encoding MarR family winged helix-turn-helix transcriptional regulator — MARRPQELLYLLTRAERLAVRRVQSVLDEFDCSVEAWRVLDLLSDGQGHNMTALADHAFLPAPSLTKLVDQLVDQNLVYRRVDPADRRRVLAHLTPRGVQRWQVMVREVRADWGDLEQLLPDEELNGLLVRLAEALEGRDTTGPAKVTTGRGERAVGRAR, encoded by the coding sequence ATGGCGAGACGGCCCCAAGAACTGCTCTACCTGCTGACACGGGCCGAACGTCTCGCCGTGCGCCGAGTGCAGTCCGTACTGGACGAGTTCGACTGCTCGGTGGAGGCGTGGCGGGTTCTCGACCTGCTCTCCGACGGGCAGGGACACAACATGACGGCCCTCGCCGACCATGCCTTCCTGCCGGCGCCGAGCCTCACCAAGCTGGTCGACCAGCTCGTCGACCAGAACCTGGTCTACCGCCGTGTCGACCCCGCCGACCGCCGCCGCGTCCTGGCCCACCTCACCCCACGGGGCGTGCAGCGTTGGCAGGTGATGGTCCGTGAAGTGCGGGCCGACTGGGGGGACTTGGAGCAGCTGCTCCCGGACGAGGAGCTGAACGGCCTGCTCGTCCGGCTGGCCGAGGCTCTGGAGGGCCGGGACACCACCGGTCCGGCCAAGGTCACGACAGGTCGTGGGGAGCGCGCAGTTGGGCGAGCACGTTGA